CACACCCCTTACCAACAGGTACTATTCAGACCGAGTGATACCGATATGATTGGGGTGGAATGGTTTCGAGGAGCTACGCTTAACTATGCCGAACATATCTTCCGACACAAAGCGACTCACCAGGCAGCTAATCGCCCCGCGCTTCTGTTTGCTTCCGAGCAACAGCCATTGACCGCCATCTCCTGGGCCACACTGGAACGTCAGGTCGCGGCTGTAGCGGCTTATCTGCGACAGGCAGGGGTAGAAAAGGGCGATCGGGTTGTGGCTGTTCTGCCTAATATACCTGAAGCGTTGGTGGCATTTCTGGCAACAAACTCAATTGGAGCCGTCTGGTCGAGCTGCTCGCCCGATTTTGGAACCGACAGCGTTGTTGACCGATTCCAGCAAATTCAGCCTAAACTACTCTTTGCCATCGACACGTATCAATACAATGGCAAATTCGTCGATAAAGTTGATGCTATATGTGACCTAAGCACCCACCTGCCTTCGCTTCAGGAAGTGATCTGGGTTCCTTACCGACCCTCAACGTCAAAAGACTGGCTGACTCAACTAACCGACCACACAGTAGGGCGGACGGCCAAGTTTGTCCACTGGCAGGATGTCCTGACCACTCCAACCCCTGATGGATTGACGTTTGAACCTGTACCATTCGAGCACCCCATCTGGGTATTGTACTCGTCAGGAACTACCGGAAAACCCAAAGCCATTACCCATAGTGTAGGCGGCTGCCTGCTCGAACACATGAAAGCCCTGGCGTTGCATCAGGATGTTCGTATGGGCGAACGGTATTTCTGGTATTCGACGACGGGCTGGATGATGTGGAATTATGCCGTGGGTGCGATGCTGGTAGGCGCTACGCTGGTGCTGTACGACGGAGCGGCTGGTTATCCTAATCTGCATGTCTTATGGAGACTAGCCGAAACGGCTCAGATCAATCACTTCGGTGGAGGAGCCGCTTATTATCTGGCCTGTCTGCGAGCGGATATCCACCCCGGTCAACTTGCCAAACTGTCAGCACTGCGTACAATCGGATCAACGGGCTCTCCCTTGCCTCCTGAGGGTTTTCGCTGGATATACACAGCTATTAAGCCAACTATCTGGCTGATCTCGCTCAGTGGCGGTACAGATGTATGTAGTGCATTTGTCGGCGGCAATCCACTCTTACCCGTATACGAAGGTGAAATCCAGTGCCGTATGCTGGGGGCTCATATTGAAGCGTTCGATGAGCATGCAAAGCCCGTTCGCGAATCGCTGGGCGAAATGGTTATTCTGGAGCCCATGCCCTCCATGCCTATTTATTTCTGGAACGACCCAGATAATGACCGATACCGAAAAAGCTATTTTACCGATTATCCGGGTATCTGGCGGCACGGCGATTATATTCAGATTACTAACCACAACGGCGTAATTATCTATGGCCGTTCCGACGCTACGCTCAACCGGGACGGAGTTCGTATTGGCACCAGCGAGATTTACAGTGCTGTAGAAAGTTTACCCGAAATTGCCGACAGCCTGATCGTTGGTCTGGAACAACCGGGTGGGCGCTATTTTATGCCGCTATTTGTCGTCCTTCGTGAAGGGTATGATCTTACAGATGAACTGGTAGGGCGAATCAAACAGACACTCAGAAGCCAGTTTAGCCCTCGCCACGTTCCTGATCGGGTGTATTCAATCCGGGAAATCCCCTATACCATCAGCGGTAAAAAGTTGGAAACACCTATCAAGAAGATCCTGTCAGGCATGGATGCGTCGCTGGCAACCAGTAAAGACACACTTCGCAATCCGGCCGCTCTGGATCAGTTCACCGAGTTTGTACAATGAACAGTCAAATTCTTTTGCTTATGGCCGTACCCTGAACGATTTATAAACACCGCACTACGACTCCTTTTCAGGCTAGTCGTAATAGGCTTTTGCGTAGAGTTGTTGTATTTTATCCCGGCTTCGCTTTAACCGCATTTTTACCGTACTCGGATTCAGGCTATACAGGTTGGCAATATCATGCACACTCAATTCGTCTTCATACTTGAGTTGCAACAACATCCGTTCTTTTGTCGAGAGTGTCTTCCAGATTCGGTTCACGAGCTGCGTGGCATCACCTTGCACCGATGCATCTTCAGGCTCTGGTATGTTTTGATCGAGTTCCTCTTCGATGGTAATGAAGCTCATCCGCTTTGCCAATCGGATTTGATCAGAGCAATAGTTGAATGAAATAGCGTATAGCCAGGTTGAGAAACTCGACCGCTCCTGAAAAGCCTCCAGACGATTAAATACCTTCAAAAATATGTCGTGGGTAAAATCTTCGGCCTTGAGAGGGTCCTTTGTCATCGACAGACAACGTCTATAGACTTTATTGACATATCGTTTATACAATATCTCAAAACAGTGGTTAGGCTGACTCGACAGGTACTGACGAATCATATCCTCATCGCTGATCAGATCAGTCATAATACAATAAATTATCTCTATGGGTTAGGGCGTAATGCCATTGAAAAGTTACGTTAAAACGCACATACTTAAGCCCTTGCTTTTGAAAAAATATATTAAAAGGTAGGTGACCTAAAATATATTTAATCGTACCATTATATAATACAATATTATGTTACCAAAAAAAACATTAAAAATATACTTAGTAACCAGCAATTATAGACAAAACAAAAGCTGTCGGCTATTTATTAGTAACAATAAAATAAAAAATATATACTATAGATTCATTGAAACAGGCTAACCATAGCAGTCGGTAAGCAACGAAACAGGTAAATAACTGGTAAGAAAAGAGAGCAAAAATTGGCTGCATCAGGACTATAAAGCAAAACGCGGGTAGTGAGACAGCTTGCAGACTTCTATCTGGCTTGCCTCTCACTACCCGCGTTTTTATAAAAATCTATGTGTCCTTTAGTTCCGTAGCGCCTTGCCGCCCGTCAGCAGACTTTGAATTCGTTCCAGTGTCTTCTTTTCACCCGTTAGCGACAGGAAAGCCTCCCGCTCCAAGTCAAGCAGGTATTGCTCCGAAACCGTCTGTGGTGTGCTCAGATCACCCCCGCAGATAACATAGGCCAGTTTATCGGCAATTTTCCGGTCATGGTCCGAAATGTAGCGTCCCATGTGCATGGCCGTAATTCCTGCTTTAAACAAGGCAATACCTGTTTTTCCCTGTACCTTAATATCCGTTCGAGGCTTGGGCTGCGTATATCCATTCTCGGCCAGTTCAATAGCGGCCTGTTTAGCTTCAGCCAGCAAACGACTCCGGTTCAGCACAATCTGATCCGTCGAGCGGAGGTAATTCATTTCGCGGGCCTCCTGTGCCGAAGTCGACACTTTTGCCGTTGCGATGTTCATGAACACATTTTGCACAATGTTTAACTCTGGATCACCGGTCTGATACAAATCCGACGCGCGGGCGGCCATTTCTTTAGTCCCACCACCAGCCGGAATCAGACCAACACCCACTTCAACCAATCCAATATAACTTTCGGCATGGGCCACTACCCGGTCGGCATGCAGTACGGCTTCGCAGCCACCGCCCAGGGTTAAGGTATGGGGAGCTACAACAACCGGAATGGAGGAATACCGAAGCCGGGTAATGAGCTTCTGGAACTGCGCAATCATCAGATTGACTTCATCGAACTCCTGCTCGACGGCAAACATGAACAGCGTAGCCAGGTTGGCTCCTGCCGAGAATGCTTCCGTCGAATCGTTCCCTACAACCAGCCCCCGGAAGTCTTTCTCAGCCAAGGAAATACCTTTGTTCAGCGCTTCAGAAACCTCCTGCCCAAAGGTGTTCATCTTGCTCCGGAATTCGACATTCAGAATACCATCGCCCAGATCAACAATATTCGCTCCGGCATTTTTCCAGACGATATTGTTACTGAGGTTTTCCAGGATGGTAAACGCTTCGGTACCCGGAATTACCTTATAGCTTTTCGTCGGAATGTCGTAATACTTGCGTTTGCCGTTTTCTACTTTGTAGAATTGATCGAAACCCGCATCGAGCATGTCGTACACCCATTGGGCAGGCTTCTGACCAAACGATTCGATCAGTTCGACGCCCTTCTTCACGCCAATGGCATCCCAGGTTTCAAACAAGCCCATTTGCCAGCCAAATCCGGCGGTAATGGCGGCATCGATGCGGTAGAGTTCGTCCGAAATTTCGGGGATACGGTAGGTGGCATAGCGGAATCCATCGGCAAAAGTACGCCGGTAAAATTCGCCTGCTTTATCTTTCCCAGCAATCAGAACCGGAAACCGATTCTTTAGATTATCGATAGCCTTGGTGCTTTCGAGCGTCGCAAATTTGACCTTTTCCGAGGGCTTGTACTCAAAAGTTTTCAGATCGAGCGCCAGAATCAACGTCTGCCCTTTTTCGTCTTTTGTCTTCTTATAATACCCCTGCCCGGTTTTGTCGCCAAGCCACTTATTTTCCATCAGTTTCTTCACCGATGCGGGCAATTCGAACGACGCTCTCGACTCGTCGTGCTCCATTTTGACGAGATTACTGGCTACGTTGACGGTCGTATCCAGCCCTACTACATCCGACAGACGGAACGTTCCCGATTTTGGGCGTCCCACCACCGGCCCAGTCAGTTTATCAACCTCTTCGACCGACAGGCCCAGTTCTTCAGCGACCCGAATGGCTTGAATCAATGATTGAATCCCGAGCCGATTGGCAATGAATCCGGGGGTATCTTTACAGAGAACGGTTGTCTTGCCCAGATACAAGTCGCCGTAGTTCATCAGAAAATCAACCACTGCGGGGTCGGTATCAGGACCGG
This window of the Spirosoma aerolatum genome carries:
- a CDS encoding 3-hydroxyacyl-CoA dehydrogenase/enoyl-CoA hydratase family protein gives rise to the protein MEATLEKPKSEGWSFQTKNRTIRRVAVLGSGIMGSRIAAHFANIGVDVLLLDIVPKEPSEVEQAKGLTTASPAVRNRIVNDSFQAMLKASPASLYSPKFADRIKLGNFDDNLKEIGAYDWVIEVVVERLDIKRSVYERVEQFRKPGTLITSNTSGIPMHLLAEGRSDDFRRNFCGTHFFNPPRYLRLLEIIPGPDTDPAVVDFLMNYGDLYLGKTTVLCKDTPGFIANRLGIQSLIQAIRVAEELGLSVEEVDKLTGPVVGRPKSGTFRLSDVVGLDTTVNVASNLVKMEHDESRASFELPASVKKLMENKWLGDKTGQGYYKKTKDEKGQTLILALDLKTFEYKPSEKVKFATLESTKAIDNLKNRFPVLIAGKDKAGEFYRRTFADGFRYATYRIPEISDELYRIDAAITAGFGWQMGLFETWDAIGVKKGVELIESFGQKPAQWVYDMLDAGFDQFYKVENGKRKYYDIPTKSYKVIPGTEAFTILENLSNNIVWKNAGANIVDLGDGILNVEFRSKMNTFGQEVSEALNKGISLAEKDFRGLVVGNDSTEAFSAGANLATLFMFAVEQEFDEVNLMIAQFQKLITRLRYSSIPVVVAPHTLTLGGGCEAVLHADRVVAHAESYIGLVEVGVGLIPAGGGTKEMAARASDLYQTGDPELNIVQNVFMNIATAKVSTSAQEAREMNYLRSTDQIVLNRSRLLAEAKQAAIELAENGYTQPKPRTDIKVQGKTGIALFKAGITAMHMGRYISDHDRKIADKLAYVICGGDLSTPQTVSEQYLLDLEREAFLSLTGEKKTLERIQSLLTGGKALRN
- a CDS encoding RNA polymerase sigma factor, which gives rise to MTDLISDEDMIRQYLSSQPNHCFEILYKRYVNKVYRRCLSMTKDPLKAEDFTHDIFLKVFNRLEAFQERSSFSTWLYAISFNYCSDQIRLAKRMSFITIEEELDQNIPEPEDASVQGDATQLVNRIWKTLSTKERMLLQLKYEDELSVHDIANLYSLNPSTVKMRLKRSRDKIQQLYAKAYYD
- a CDS encoding acetoacetate--CoA ligase: MPTPTAKPLYTPDRRTIEQTLMKRYMDWLFIKKGLYFRDYDDLWDWSVTDLEAFWESIWQFFDVQSHTPYQQVLFRPSDTDMIGVEWFRGATLNYAEHIFRHKATHQAANRPALLFASEQQPLTAISWATLERQVAAVAAYLRQAGVEKGDRVVAVLPNIPEALVAFLATNSIGAVWSSCSPDFGTDSVVDRFQQIQPKLLFAIDTYQYNGKFVDKVDAICDLSTHLPSLQEVIWVPYRPSTSKDWLTQLTDHTVGRTAKFVHWQDVLTTPTPDGLTFEPVPFEHPIWVLYSSGTTGKPKAITHSVGGCLLEHMKALALHQDVRMGERYFWYSTTGWMMWNYAVGAMLVGATLVLYDGAAGYPNLHVLWRLAETAQINHFGGGAAYYLACLRADIHPGQLAKLSALRTIGSTGSPLPPEGFRWIYTAIKPTIWLISLSGGTDVCSAFVGGNPLLPVYEGEIQCRMLGAHIEAFDEHAKPVRESLGEMVILEPMPSMPIYFWNDPDNDRYRKSYFTDYPGIWRHGDYIQITNHNGVIIYGRSDATLNRDGVRIGTSEIYSAVESLPEIADSLIVGLEQPGGRYFMPLFVVLREGYDLTDELVGRIKQTLRSQFSPRHVPDRVYSIREIPYTISGKKLETPIKKILSGMDASLATSKDTLRNPAALDQFTEFVQ